Proteins from a genomic interval of Granulicella sp. L56:
- the adh gene encoding aldehyde dehydrogenase, giving the protein MTSAAASKVVPGSYGFPVSFRKQYGNYIGGEWVAPASGAYFENVTPVTGEVLCEIPRSNADDVNRALDAAHAAKAAWGRTSPAQRGHILEQIAQRMEDNLEMLATVETWDNGKPIRETMAADLPLSIDHFRYFGGCIRAQEGGISEIDVDTVAYHYHEPLGVVGLIIPWNFPILMATWKLAPALAAGNCVVLKPAEQTPLSILVLLELIGDLLPPGVLNVVNGFGLEAGKPLASSTRVNKVAFTGETTTGRLIMQYASQNIIPVTLELGGKSPNIFFEDVMREDDAFFDKALEGFTMFALNQGEVCTCPSRALVQESIYDRFMERALARVKAIKRGNPLDRDTMIGAQASTEQMEKILSYLDIGKQEGAKVLTGGKRAENGGDLASGFYIEPTVFEGNNKMRIFQEEIFGPVVSVTKFKDDEEALAIANDTLYGLGAGIWTRDMNRAYHFGRSIQAGRVWTNCYHLYPAHSAFGGYKQSGIGRENHKMMLDHYQQTKNQLISYSPNAMGFF; this is encoded by the coding sequence ATGACCTCCGCAGCAGCCAGCAAAGTCGTACCGGGAAGCTATGGATTTCCGGTCTCTTTCCGCAAGCAATACGGAAACTATATCGGGGGCGAGTGGGTCGCTCCTGCCTCGGGCGCTTACTTTGAAAATGTCACGCCGGTGACCGGCGAAGTTCTGTGCGAGATTCCGCGCTCGAACGCGGACGACGTGAACCGTGCGCTCGATGCCGCACATGCTGCGAAGGCGGCGTGGGGGCGCACCTCTCCAGCGCAGCGCGGCCATATCCTCGAACAGATCGCACAGCGCATGGAAGACAACCTGGAGATGCTGGCCACGGTCGAGACCTGGGACAACGGCAAGCCGATCCGCGAGACGATGGCCGCCGATCTGCCGCTGAGCATCGACCACTTCCGCTATTTCGGCGGGTGCATCCGCGCACAGGAGGGGGGCATCTCGGAGATCGATGTCGATACCGTGGCCTATCACTACCATGAGCCGCTTGGTGTCGTCGGCCTCATTATTCCTTGGAATTTTCCGATCCTGATGGCGACGTGGAAGCTGGCTCCGGCTCTGGCCGCGGGCAACTGCGTCGTGTTGAAACCGGCGGAGCAGACTCCGCTGTCGATACTGGTTTTACTGGAACTGATTGGAGACTTGCTACCTCCGGGTGTGCTCAATGTGGTGAATGGATTCGGATTGGAAGCGGGCAAGCCATTGGCCTCCAGCACGCGCGTCAACAAGGTAGCCTTCACCGGTGAGACCACGACTGGCCGTTTGATCATGCAATACGCCTCACAGAACATTATTCCCGTAACGCTCGAACTTGGCGGCAAGAGTCCGAACATCTTCTTCGAAGACGTGATGCGCGAGGACGATGCCTTCTTCGATAAGGCGTTGGAGGGTTTCACCATGTTTGCGCTCAATCAGGGCGAAGTTTGTACCTGTCCTTCGCGGGCGCTGGTGCAGGAGTCGATCTATGACCGCTTTATGGAGCGGGCGCTGGCACGGGTGAAGGCGATCAAGCGCGGCAATCCGCTGGACCGCGACACCATGATCGGAGCACAAGCCTCGACCGAGCAGATGGAGAAGATTCTTTCCTATCTCGATATCGGCAAGCAGGAGGGCGCGAAGGTGCTGACCGGAGGCAAGCGCGCCGAAAATGGCGGCGATCTCGCCAGCGGTTTCTACATTGAGCCGACCGTGTTCGAAGGCAACAACAAGATGCGCATCTTCCAGGAAGAGATCTTCGGGCCGGTGGTCTCGGTCACGAAGTTCAAGGACGACGAAGAAGCGCTGGCAATCGCCAATGACACGCTCTACGGGCTGGGCGCTGGCATCTGGACGCGCGACATGAACCGCGCCTACCACTTTGGCCGGAGCATTCAGGCGGGACGTGTCTGGACGAACTGCTACCATCTGTATCCGGCACACTCGGCATTCGGCGGTTACAAGCAGTCCGGCATCGGTCGCGAAAATCACAAGATGATGCTCGACCATTATCAGCAGACCAAGAACCAGCTCATCAGCTACAGCCCCAATGCCATGGGATTCTTCTAG
- a CDS encoding YceI family protein, which translates to MISKFRYVLAAAVLSLLVVSASAQSSPTKMTLHFDPATTKIDWTLKDVLHTVRGTFQLKSGVIIFDEDTGTADGEIIVETASAESGNQSRDDRMKKDVLESKKYPEAIFHPEKVTGVVHDGQTQTVTVEGTFTIHGADHPLFLQVRTSLSDGKLNATTSFVVPYVAWGMKDPSTLMLRVGKDVQVSVDARATVQ; encoded by the coding sequence ATGATCTCTAAATTTCGATATGTACTTGCGGCGGCGGTTCTTTCGCTGCTGGTGGTCTCTGCCAGCGCGCAAAGCTCGCCCACGAAGATGACGCTTCATTTCGACCCGGCGACGACAAAGATCGACTGGACGCTGAAGGACGTTCTGCACACCGTTCGCGGGACGTTTCAACTGAAGAGCGGCGTGATCATCTTCGACGAAGATACGGGAACAGCGGACGGAGAGATCATTGTCGAAACCGCGTCCGCGGAGAGCGGTAACCAGAGCCGCGATGATCGCATGAAGAAAGATGTTCTTGAGAGCAAGAAGTATCCTGAGGCCATCTTTCATCCTGAAAAAGTCACAGGAGTGGTTCATGACGGGCAGACGCAGACGGTAACGGTTGAGGGAACGTTTACGATTCACGGTGCCGATCATCCGCTGTTTCTACAGGTGCGGACCTCATTGAGCGATGGAAAACTGAACGCGACAACGAGCTTTGTTGTGCCCTATGTTGCATGGGGAATGAAGGACCCGAGCACGCTAATGCTGCGTGTAGGCAAAGACGTGCAGGTCAGTGTCGATGCGCGGGCGACGGTGCAATAA
- a CDS encoding NAD(P)/FAD-dependent oxidoreductase — protein MGFASADIVIVGGGPIGLAAAIALRQAGADVLIADACEPPIDKACGEGLMPDSLCELSKLGIDLAQVAGTPFDGIRFADRQSTVSARFAEGQGLGVRRLALHRQLLDRAAAMGVRMRWKSLVELRHGEEPTLGGEVLRYKYLIGADGESSRTRAWAGLSAGGVRSRRFGFRAHFEFDRGDETGIYSGGRHVEVHWGDGGQAYVTPVGERMVCVAVISRSQSPGTFQSVIDSIPALRGSLARAKQLTPQRGAVTTTSSFDRVVRGRVALVGDALGTADAITGEGLAMGFRQALLLRDSIAEGGLKRYQAQHSDILRLPQGMARAMLLMDRHPLLRQRVLRGFARRPDLFAAMLSVHLNEESLSRVVLRHGVDFGRLLLSSAG, from the coding sequence TTGGGCTTTGCGAGCGCGGATATAGTGATTGTCGGCGGAGGGCCGATAGGGTTGGCGGCAGCCATTGCCTTGAGACAGGCTGGTGCGGATGTATTGATCGCCGATGCATGTGAGCCTCCTATCGACAAGGCATGCGGTGAAGGTTTAATGCCCGATTCTTTGTGTGAACTATCCAAACTGGGAATCGACCTCGCCCAAGTGGCGGGCACACCTTTCGACGGCATTCGTTTTGCCGACAGACAATCCACCGTGAGCGCCCGGTTTGCGGAGGGTCAAGGGCTGGGGGTGCGACGGTTGGCGTTGCATCGTCAATTGCTCGACCGCGCGGCGGCGATGGGCGTACGGATGCGGTGGAAGAGTCTGGTTGAGCTGCGGCACGGAGAAGAGCCAACGCTCGGTGGCGAAGTTCTCAGATACAAATACCTGATTGGTGCCGATGGCGAGTCTTCGCGGACTCGCGCGTGGGCTGGTCTAAGTGCAGGCGGGGTTCGCAGCCGTCGCTTTGGCTTTCGCGCCCATTTTGAGTTTGACCGCGGCGATGAGACCGGCATCTATTCGGGTGGTAGACACGTCGAGGTGCATTGGGGAGACGGAGGGCAGGCATATGTGACACCAGTTGGCGAGCGTATGGTGTGCGTCGCTGTCATATCCCGCTCCCAGTCGCCGGGGACATTCCAGAGCGTGATTGATAGCATTCCAGCCTTGCGTGGTTCGCTAGCGCGAGCGAAACAGCTTACACCGCAACGAGGAGCAGTGACGACGACCTCCAGCTTTGATCGCGTGGTACGCGGCAGGGTTGCGTTGGTGGGGGATGCCTTGGGCACAGCGGATGCTATTACCGGAGAAGGGCTTGCGATGGGGTTCCGGCAGGCGCTTTTGTTGCGTGATTCGATTGCAGAGGGCGGGTTAAAACGGTATCAGGCCCAGCATTCAGATATTCTGCGATTGCCGCAGGGGATGGCGCGCGCAATGCTGCTGATGGACAGGCATCCCTTGCTGCGGCAGCGGGTGTTGAGGGGATTCGCCAGGCGACCAGATCTTTTTGCGGCGATGCTGAGCGTGCATCTCAACGAAGAGAGCTTGTCCAGGGTTGTATTACGACATGGTGTGGACTTTGGAAGGCTATTGTTATCTTCAGCAGGATGA